A portion of the Algisphaera agarilytica genome contains these proteins:
- a CDS encoding MATE family efflux transporter: MTQAVAAESEIDNPESSPAEVTLGGKLEGLSLPRQVYVLAVWPFLQQLLSWLVSTVDTAVAGRLSVEATNAIAVAAYMGWLLGLLMMAVGSGGAALIARAVGGRHRGLANAGLGQALILAVGWGVIVGAIVYAMAGLISGWAGLREESLALATTYLRIVALATPVAAILFVGGMSLSAAGDTRSPFWIMLGVNIVNIALTVSLVARGYGVAGIATGTAVAWVVGAALTLFVLRRPNGPIRLRPHRLQPHAHTIKRIVRIAVPNLVDRFGHWLGNFFVLMIVGFIAVNDIAGDGSALQGAHIVAIRIEAISFLPGMAFGVAAATLAGQYLGAGSEALARRAVVYCWAVGVGIMTLMGVTFVLFPTLWVRLMTDQPELLAISPTLVRICGFVQLGFGSYLILSEAMRGAGDTRWPMLLSNFSTWCIRLPAVWVFGVTLEMGLIGVWYALCGELLMRGVLFTSRFFHGGWLKVKV, encoded by the coding sequence ATGACTCAAGCCGTCGCCGCCGAATCCGAAATCGATAATCCCGAATCGAGCCCCGCCGAGGTCACCCTGGGCGGGAAGCTCGAAGGGCTGTCGCTGCCGCGGCAGGTCTATGTGCTTGCGGTGTGGCCGTTCCTGCAGCAGTTGCTGAGCTGGCTGGTATCGACGGTGGACACCGCGGTGGCGGGGCGGTTGTCGGTCGAGGCAACCAACGCGATCGCGGTGGCGGCCTACATGGGCTGGCTGCTTGGCCTGCTCATGATGGCGGTCGGCTCGGGCGGCGCAGCACTCATCGCTCGTGCGGTCGGCGGACGCCACCGTGGCCTGGCGAACGCCGGTCTCGGACAAGCGCTGATCCTCGCGGTCGGCTGGGGCGTGATCGTCGGCGCCATCGTGTACGCCATGGCCGGGCTGATCAGCGGCTGGGCGGGGCTGCGCGAGGAGAGCCTGGCGTTGGCCACGACGTATCTGCGCATCGTCGCTCTGGCCACGCCGGTCGCGGCGATCCTGTTTGTCGGCGGGATGTCCTTGTCTGCGGCGGGCGACACGCGAAGCCCGTTCTGGATCATGCTCGGGGTCAACATCGTCAACATCGCGCTGACCGTCAGCCTGGTCGCGCGCGGCTACGGCGTGGCGGGCATCGCGACCGGCACCGCGGTGGCCTGGGTCGTCGGCGCGGCACTCACGCTATTTGTCCTGCGTCGGCCCAACGGCCCAATCCGCCTCCGGCCCCACCGGCTCCAGCCCCACGCCCACACCATCAAACGCATCGTCCGCATCGCGGTGCCCAACCTCGTCGATCGCTTCGGCCACTGGCTGGGCAACTTCTTCGTGCTCATGATCGTCGGCTTCATCGCGGTCAACGACATCGCCGGCGACGGCTCGGCCCTGCAAGGTGCGCATATCGTGGCGATCCGCATCGAAGCCATCAGCTTCCTGCCGGGCATGGCGTTTGGCGTGGCGGCGGCGACCCTGGCGGGGCAATACCTGGGCGCGGGCAGCGAGGCGCTGGCCCGCCGGGCGGTGGTGTACTGCTGGGCGGTGGGCGTGGGCATCATGACGCTGATGGGCGTGACGTTTGTCCTGTTCCCGACCCTGTGGGTGCGGCTGATGACCGACCAGCCCGAACTCCTGGCGATCAGCCCGACGCTGGTGCGGATCTGCGGCTTTGTTCAGTTGGGCTTCGGCAGCTACTTGATCCTCAGCGAAGCAATGCGTGGGGCCGGCGACACCCGCTGGCCGATGCTGTTGTCGAACTTCTCGACCTGGTGCATCCGGCTACCGGCGGTGTGGGTCTTCGGCGTGACGCTGGAGATGGGGCTCATCGGCGTGTGGTACGCGCTGTGCGGTGAGCTGCTGATGCGCGGGGTACTCTTTACCAGCCGGTTCTTCCACGGCGGCTGGCTTAAAGTAAAGGTGTAA
- the ribD gene encoding bifunctional diaminohydroxyphosphoribosylaminopyrimidine deaminase/5-amino-6-(5-phosphoribosylamino)uracil reductase RibD yields MNDAELVSKAMERALALAERGRGRVEPNPMVGAVLLRDGDIVAEGYHEKCGEAHAEVNALADAKAKGIDPRGLTMCVTLEPCSHHGKTPPCAEALIDAGIGRVVIAMQDPYHEVAGRGIAMLRDAGIEVEVGIKEAEAQRLNEAFIKRVTNGLPWVIVKWAQTLDGKTATATGHSQWISNEASRDRVHQIRGRMDAVMVGVGTAITDNPSLTARPADTSHVLRTARRLVVDRSGRLPADAKMLLDNGPPVTVLKGDLREELKQLAGEGVTNILVEGGATLVGAMLQANLVDQLLVFTAPKLVGDAAALPAVQGLVCETMDDALELSLIDVERLGDDVLLDYRVNLPNNM; encoded by the coding sequence GTGAATGATGCAGAATTGGTAAGCAAAGCGATGGAGCGGGCGTTGGCGTTGGCCGAGCGGGGGCGCGGACGAGTCGAGCCAAACCCGATGGTCGGGGCGGTGTTGCTGCGCGACGGGGACATCGTGGCTGAGGGTTACCACGAAAAATGTGGGGAAGCCCACGCCGAGGTCAATGCGTTGGCGGACGCGAAGGCCAAGGGCATCGACCCGCGTGGCCTGACGATGTGTGTCACGTTGGAACCCTGCTCGCACCACGGCAAGACGCCGCCGTGTGCTGAGGCGCTGATCGATGCGGGCATCGGGCGCGTGGTCATCGCGATGCAGGACCCGTACCACGAGGTCGCGGGGCGCGGCATCGCGATGCTGCGCGACGCGGGGATCGAGGTGGAAGTCGGCATCAAAGAGGCCGAGGCACAACGACTCAACGAAGCGTTTATCAAGCGTGTCACCAACGGGCTGCCGTGGGTCATCGTGAAGTGGGCCCAGACGCTCGACGGCAAGACCGCCACCGCGACGGGGCACAGCCAATGGATCAGCAACGAAGCATCCCGGGACAGGGTGCACCAGATCCGCGGCCGGATGGACGCGGTCATGGTCGGGGTGGGCACCGCGATCACGGACAACCCGTCGCTGACCGCCCGGCCCGCGGACACGTCCCACGTCCTCCGCACCGCCCGTCGCCTGGTCGTGGACCGCTCGGGACGCCTACCCGCCGACGCGAAGATGCTGCTCGACAACGGCCCGCCTGTGACGGTGCTGAAGGGCGACCTGCGCGAAGAACTGAAGCAGCTCGCCGGCGAGGGCGTGACCAACATCCTGGTCGAGGGCGGCGCGACGTTGGTCGGGGCGATGCTGCAAGCGAATCTCGTGGATCAACTGCTCGTATTCACCGCCCCCAAGCTCGTCGGCGACGCCGCGGCTCTTCCTGCCGTCCAAGGGTTGGTTTGCGAGACGATGGACGACGCTTTGGAGCTGTCGCTGATCGACGTCGAACGGTTGGGCGACGACGTGCTGCTCGACTACCGCGTGAACCTTCCGAATAATATGTAG
- a CDS encoding DUF748 domain-containing protein: protein MKKLIVRGGLVLIALVVVGVVVLYFSLNGIIKNVVETQGTKATGVATTLSSVNLNPLGGALALSDFELASPEGFTNPSLFKLGGADVQVDTSTLPIPVIGNKGDEIVVDRVYIDGAEVVVAFENGKLNLKELLKQIEENAGAKEDKPAGEDAPAEESETKGVLIKDLKITNTKVRGEISLVPGTPPVPVDFVIANIEESDFREADTGAVIGYVIETIMLNATTEVFKQVEGLGDVVGDLGDLGVKAVEDLGGEATKAIDGVGKSLEEGLGGLLGGQKKEE, encoded by the coding sequence ATGAAAAAACTCATTGTCCGCGGCGGACTTGTTCTCATCGCTCTCGTCGTTGTTGGCGTGGTCGTGCTCTACTTCTCACTCAACGGCATCATCAAGAACGTCGTCGAGACCCAGGGCACCAAGGCCACCGGCGTCGCCACCACGCTCAGCAGCGTCAATCTCAACCCGTTGGGCGGGGCGTTGGCCCTGAGCGATTTCGAGCTGGCCAGCCCCGAGGGCTTCACCAACCCGTCACTGTTCAAGCTGGGTGGGGCCGACGTCCAGGTGGACACCAGCACCCTGCCGATCCCGGTGATCGGCAACAAGGGCGACGAGATCGTGGTCGATCGCGTGTACATCGACGGGGCCGAGGTCGTCGTGGCCTTTGAGAACGGCAAGCTGAACCTGAAGGAACTGCTTAAGCAGATCGAAGAGAACGCCGGGGCCAAGGAAGACAAGCCCGCCGGCGAGGACGCCCCGGCCGAGGAAAGCGAAACGAAGGGCGTGCTCATCAAGGACCTGAAGATCACCAACACCAAGGTCCGCGGCGAGATCAGCCTCGTGCCCGGCACGCCGCCGGTGCCGGTGGACTTCGTGATCGCCAACATCGAAGAGAGCGACTTCCGCGAAGCCGACACCGGTGCGGTCATCGGCTACGTTATCGAGACCATCATGCTCAACGCCACCACCGAGGTGTTCAAGCAGGTCGAGGGCCTGGGCGATGTGGTCGGCGATCTGGGTGACCTCGGCGTCAAGGCCGTCGAAGACCTCGGCGGCGAAGCGACCAAGGCGATCGATGGTGTCGGAAAGAGCCTCGAGGAAGGCCTCGGCGGATTGCTCGGCGGGCAAAAGAAAGAAGAGTAA